The Salvelinus namaycush isolate Seneca chromosome 5, SaNama_1.0, whole genome shotgun sequence genome segment gtggacctATGTAATAAACATGTTATagctaacacactcacacatttcCCTACAGGGTGGCACAAGGTAGAGATGCACAATCTGTGGTTCAGCCATGACTTCCGTGTAGCCTCTCTAGCAACAGGCCAGGTCCAGTACTATTGTACCTCAGGCAGCAATAAGGAtggcccctctcctcctcctacacaAGGACCACCTACTACAGAGAAGGTGCTGGCTGGGGCAGCACAAGCCTATTCAGACTCCCCAGGTAAGAGCCACTGTTTGTCCTGTGTTGGCAATACATACATGGATGtgttcactaggaaccaaacggaagcaaacttGTTAACACCCGTTGATAAAACATTTTGCTACTGTGCCACTAATAAATACACCCCAGTATTCTGTTGAGGTGTAAGAACAGGGAAGTCTCTTTCCTTGAAGTCTTGCTACATCAAAATAGGAATGAAAAGTATGtcttggggcctcccgagtggcgcagacgTCTAGGCACTGCATcgctagaggcgttactacagacccaggttcattcccgggctgtgccacaaccggccgtgactgggagtcccataggacgacgcacaattggcccagcatcgtttggattaggggagggtttggctggtagcGCTTTACtaggctcatcgtgctctagcgactccttgtggctggCCAGATGTCTGCGGGCTGACCCCCGGTcgccagttgaacagtgtttcctctgacacattggtgtggctcgcttccgggttaagctggtGGGTATTAAGGAGCGCAattaggcgggtcatgttttgaaGGACGCTTGACTCCGCCTCTCCCgaacccgttggggagttgcagcgttgAGACAAGATCGGAAATTATAAGTATCGGTCTTTAGAATGTTGTTGAAACATGcttgaccctaacccctaaagcAGCTGGAAGTACTTCTGTTAAGTAAGCATTACGTCTTCAGTTATTGTGTTTAGTTATGTATACTCTATTTGAATTGGGAATTTCATCACCGttgttatataatatatatatttttttttttatctcaggTTCAATAACACCACAAGGTCTGACACAAATGGAGACAATTCAAGTGAAAGTGCGGGCTGTCCTTAAGAAGAGGGACTATGGATCCAAGTACACCCAGAACAACTTTATCACTGCAGTGAGAGCTATGAACGAGTTCTGTCTCAAGCCAAGGTAAACACTCTACAACAGTGAATTGAGACTATGAAGCATGACTGGATACAGGGCAAGTCAATCAAGGCAAAAGGATTGTTATCttgtgtgttttctgttggtgCTTTGGTAATGTACACATTGAAGGAAGTTGTAGACATCCTTTTCTGTAACCAGTGTATTCCAGGCATACCAGTGCTGCTTAGCATTACAAGCGTCCACTGAGCTAATGGGAAACACACTGTTGTGATTATCACATTATGGGATGTTAACATGCCCGTGACTCAGTCATTGATGCAAAGACTCTTAATATACTCAGCCCACTGACtgttagtctgtctgtctctgtcgtgTGACCTCAGTGACCTGGTGCAGCTAAGAAAAATCCGTCGACGCAGCCCCCACGACGACACCGAGGCTTTCACTGTATTCCTGCGATCAGACGTGGAAGTCAAGTTAGTACATTTTACATTCCTTACTACTCATAAAATCATGTAATTAAAAAGCAAGTGTTGGCAGCACCAAAATAAATATCAAGTGTTGGAATCATGCACTTTACAGTTGACCAGCACATTGGCAACCTTATGCCAATGTGATGCTATTAGGTAGACCATATTGTATACGATATGAAAGAACTGCTTGATGGAAAGCTTTCGATCTGACTTCCAGAGCTCTAGATGTGTGGGGAAGTCCTGAAGCCCTTGACAGAGAGAGGAAACTcaggaaagtggaggagagagagtacGAAGAGAGTAAGTGTCTTCCACCCTGCAAACACATTCTGTGACTAACTGTACAAAAATCGGAAGAACGTCTAGACTTGCGCTGTTTATGATATGctttgttttatttttgtaaCCCTGCCTAGTCTCTaatgggttgtattcattaggcaaCAGATTGAAGAAAACTGACTTGAAAACTGACTTGTACAAACTGTTTCAAGTCAGTTTTCTTCAATCTGTTGCCTAATGAATAAACAGTGCAAGTCTAGACGTTCTTCCGATTTCTGTACAGTTAGTCACAGAATGTGTTTGAAGGCTCATTTTAAATTTTCTGTCCCATTTACCATTGCATCCCTTAATGAATATGACCTGGGCTTAAGCTCAGATGGCTGCCTGGTTCCTTAGTGTTCTTGAGAGGAATCACTGAGTGTCTGTTTCCTACAAGCTTGCACTCAGTCTGTTTGAGGTCACGTCGCCCCTTTTTATTGTGTCATTCAGATATTTTCCGGAATCAGCAGTTGCTAAAGGAGTACAAAGATTTCTGGGGAAACACTAAGGTGAGTTTAGGCCCTATGTGACCtgaagcagtgtgatgttgttccctaTGGAATGCCCTCAAGCTTAGCTAATATTAAAAGAGCAAATGTATCCATATTACACATTTTGACCAGAAATCTTCTGGTGGTCATTTGTGTAGATCTACCAAGATATCTTAATGATAGAAACGCGACTATCCACAATTCCTACTATCAtattagccatgttatttttttttGCCATACTAGCCACGACTAAATGGATGTACAGCCAGGATCTCCTGACCAGGCTGCGTATGATAGACAGAGAAAtggccacagtacagtagttacaTGTCCTGCTGGCCGCTACCCAAAACCAGAGCTGGCAATGTCCTTCACGTGACCTTTGACCCAGTGTGGGGTTATTTAATCCACAAAGCCCTTTATCACTGCATTACATGACAATGTTATTCACTCCGACTGTCATTGACAGAGTGCCTCTGTATAGTGCCGGACTCCTTTACAGGACAATACTGCACCCCCCTAGCATGTGATGGTGCATTCTATAATGTGCTTAATTTTTGTGTGCTAGAATATCATCTAAATATGCTAACTTTGACTTAGCTGGCAACTGTAGCCTGTATGAAGGGCTCTTATGGTAAAACGAAAGATGTGTTTTTGCATTAATGTCTTGATTAATTTTTTTGTACCATTTAGCTGAAAGGGGTCAATTCTACATTAAACTAGATTAACATTAACCTAGAACTTTGATTTTAAAACATTAATGAAAGTGGTTATTTTTTTCAGAATtgaattaaaatggaattgacccgAGTGTTTTTCCTAGAATAAGTCTGATATAGGTGACATGTCTCCAGTAGGCTTGAACTCCCTTCTTCTCATGTAGCCCCGATCAGGCAGCAAGAGGGCAACATTTTCACAAGGTCCGGGGAAGGTGGTGATGGTGGCCATATGCATGTAAGTCTCCTTTCCCTCGTCTGTGTTCCCCTCCTCCCGGCATAGTATCATTACTCTGTTTTTTACCCTACTGTGAAGTTGACAGTCATGAAAACTCATAAAAACACCACACAGAAATGGCTTATTATTCTTATGCATGCCAGAATTGTTTTAATGTAGTTACATTTTCAATTTCTTCATCTGAGGATTCAAATGTAAGTAAAGTACAAATTGTTCAGGGGTAGGTTCTTACACCAGACACTGTCGGGCTATTGAGTTAGCAGTCACATGAGGGACTCCACTAGGTCTGTTCACATTGACCCCCATGTCAGGCAGGAAGTACAGGAGTTAGAGTAATTCATTTACAAGACACGGTATgggtcttaaaggggcaatctgcagtttctacttcaaatttttttttttacttggaaATGAATTATATATGCCCATTTGAATCTTGAAGAATATACTTAACtttaaatgcctcatgagtttagttcaactgttgtaccccttcagaacccaaaatattacCTGGTTTTACTCCAATGCTTGTAAATGTAAAcgcactgtatagcctcaaaacaacatggttaaaactattattgtgatatcatggatggtcagtccttgcatccatagctcggtCTATGAATttcagtggttacatttctccaggcccatccctcagctttttactgaaacggTCAGAGAAACCGCTTTATCGTTTCAATTAAGAATTCTAGCTTTAACTCTGTCTGCATACAGCCACAATCAAACGTGTTGATACATTCAGTTGGAAAATATGCTCGATCATGCAAAGAAAAGGTAGTAGAACAAAAAATGTTGGAAACACTGGCAACCACCCATTGAATTCTATTGCAGGTTTATAAGATAGGGTGAACCTTTAACTGCCCTGTGTGAAAACTACTATTTTCTTGATGTTTATACGTTGTAAGGTTGATTGTTTTTCTCTGCCCTCAGTAATGGACTGAATTTCATCTTCAAGCTCCTGGCTTGGGTGTACACTGGATCAGCCAGCATGTTCTCAGAGGCCATTCACTCCCTGGCTGACACCTGCAACCAGGTCAGATACAGTGGCTATGTCTTATCTCTCCTTCCCACAGGGTGCATTTGGTCACTTCCCTTCgctgatttgaaaggaaatgtcTGGTATTGGAAATATTGTAGAAACTTCCCACAATCCCATGCCTCAGTCAATTCACTGCTTTCAGAtgtgtggggagtagtgaacaagtgcacactccAGGGGAAAGGAGATATTGTTGGGACGCACACGCTATCCACTGGGTACCAAGAAGTTCACATGTCGTCACATGCCCTGATATTGCGATTTAGGAATGAGTTAGAATTATTTATTAATATAATTGGTCCCATCTCTGTTTGCAGTAGATAACGCCAGTAGCCATGGTTACTTAAAAGTTAGTTGAAATGTATCATAGTCATCGTAAACTGTCTTCTATACAGTATATTGTGGAAAGGCAGCAGGTTCTGTTAACACCTATCACTCTCTCCTGCAGGCTCTTCTTGCAATCGGCATCAGCCAGTCTGTCCGGAACCCTGACGCTGTCCACCCGTGAGGAGCACACTACCGTTAATTATACTTATGGTGTTACTGTCTCGGTTCACCCTCTGCTTCTGTGGTGTCTGTCTTCCGGAGGGGGTTGAGTGCTGATATAAAACAAACTCTGTTTTTCTTCTCTGATTTAAGGTACGGTTTCTCAAACATGCGCTACATCGCCTCGCTCATCAGTGGCGTAGGTATCTTCATGATGGGGGCGGGTCTCTCCTGGTACCATGGCATCATGGGACTGCTGCACCCACAGCCAATCGAGTCTCTGCTTTGGGTGAGTGGTGGCCTTATTGTTACCTAGGCTGAGGGATCACTTTGGGCATGGCCATGTGCAGAATCGCTAATCTTGATCACACATAAATAAGTGGCTGTTTGGGATGCAAAATATGTACAGTGATTCTGCACAATCCGATTGCTATGTACTCTATATCAAACATTCACATAGTCTTACTGAGTCACTGTTACTCCCTCTTGTCTATTGGCTAAAGTGGCTGATCTAACTGATTTTGGAGCACTGTCCCTCTTAATAGTTggtttgtgtttttgtctcttGCAGGCTTACTGTATCTTGGCAGGATCTCTGGTTTCAGAAGGAGGTAGGTTATGATCTGATGTTACCATCACACTCTGGGGCCATATTTAACAAGTGTAGAATTGCATTGCACCTTCCCATTCAACACATTTACTGCATTACATCCAATGTACACATCGGGCTATCAAGCATCTCCGAGTAGGATTGCTGATTTGGGTTAAGTTTTTGTCTTTTAGATCACAAAGAATAAGATTATCTGTATGGGGGGGTTGATcttagatcaacactcctactctgagatgcttgatagCCCCTGATGTGTACATTCATTTATAATGGATGTAATGCACTATATGTATTGACTGGGAAGGTGCACTGTGACTGTTCTATGGAACCCATGACAGTAATATTTCTTCTCCCTCTCAGCAACACTGCTAGTGGCCATCAATGAGATCAAAAAGAGTGCTGGCCAGCAAGGCGTGTCCTTCTACGAATATGGTTTGTACAATATTAATGTGTTTTGTTACCTTTTTATTTGATGTATGCATCAATGACTTGAGTATCACCCAAATGCTAATCTACCCAGAGTTCTTACATGACCCCTAACATTAAAGGGGCAaccagcagttgctacatccatttttggacttataaatatgtacccattgattcatgaagaatataacttctaaatgcctcatgagcttatttAAACTGTCATACCCCgccagaacccaaaatataagcttgtttactCCAAACATTTTTACACAAAATAAATGTAAGAAACACTGTATCCCCTCAACATGGTTTAAACTATAATTggtatatcatggatggtcagtccttgcatccatggctgtctatgaatttgagtggttacattacTCCAGCCCCAACCCTCAGCTTTTCACTGAAACGGGGGCAGGGACAATGCTTTTTTTATTATCTACTGCTGATGGCTGCTTTAATACTGAACAATTGTGTAAGTTGAAGTTGTCAGCATGTCATCCCTTaacatatgtacagtaccagtcaaagtttggacacctactcattccagggtttttatttctgtacaattgtctacattgtagaataatagtgaagacctcaaaactattaaataacacatggaatcatgtagtaaccccaaaaaatattaaactaatcaaaatatatttgagattcttcaaagtagccaccctttgccttgatgatatctttgtacactcttggcattctctcaaccagcttcatgagctagtcacctgtaatgcatttcaatgaacaggtgtgccttgttaactgttaatttgaggaatttctttacTTAATGCATTTGAACAAATCAttcgtgttgtgacaaggtaggggtagtatacagaaatggccctatttgttaaaagaccaagtccatattatggcaagaacggcTCAAATGAGCATAGAgtaacaacagtccatcattactttaagacatggtccgtcaatccagaaaatgtcaagaactcatgaggaccgccacaggaaaggaagacacagaggataagttcattagagttaactgcacctcagattgcagcccaaatgaatGCTTCAAGTAACactcatctcaacatcaactgttcagaggagacagcgtgaatcatttcttcatggtcgaattactacaaagaaaccactactaaaggacaccaataagaagatttgcttgggccaagaaacacgagcaatggacattagatcggtggaaatcagtcctttgttctgatgagtccaaatttgagatttttggttccaaccaccatgtctttgtgagacgcagagtaggtgaatgaatgatctccgcatgtgtggttcccaccgtgaagcatggaggtgtgatggtgctttgctggtgacagtctgggatttatttagaattcaaggcacacttaaccagcatggctaccacagcgatTCTCCATCCcctctggtttgcgcttagtgggactatcatttgtttttcaacaggacaatgacccaacacaccttcaggctgtgtaggggctatttgactaagaatcagagtgatggagtgctgcatcatatgacctggcctccacaatcacctaacctcaacccaattgcgatggtttgggatgagttggacagcagagtgaaggaaaagcagccaacaagtattcagcatatgtgggaactacaaGACTGTTGgtaaagtattccaggtgaagatggttgagagaatgccaagagtgtgcaaagctgtcatcaaggtaaagggtggctactttgaacaatataaaatatattttgatttgtttaacactttttttggttactacatacagttgtggccaaaagttgagaatgacacaaatattaatttccacaaagtttgctgcttcagtgtctttagatatgtcagatgttactatggaatactgaagtataattacaagcatttcataggtgtcaaaggcttttattgacaattacatgaagttgatgcaaagagtcaatatttgcagtgttgacccttctttttcaagacctctgccctggcatgctgtcaattaacttctgggccacatcctgactgacggcagcccattcttgcataatcaatgcttggagtttgtcagaatttgtgtggTTTtctttgtccacccgcctcttgaggattgaccacaagttcttaatgggattaaggtctggggagtttcctggccatggacccaaaatattgatgttttgttccccgagccacttagttatcacttttgccttatggcaaggtgctccatcatgctggaaaaggaattgttcgtcaccaaactgttcctggatggttggaagaagttgctctcagaggatgtgttggtaccattctttattcatggctgtgttcttaggcaaaattgtgagtgagcccactcccttggctgagaagcaaccccacacatgaatgctctcaggatgctttacttttggcatgacacaggactgatggtagagctcACCTTTTcttcggacaagcttttttccggatgccccaagcaatcaaaggggattcatcagagaaagtgactttaccccagtcctcagc includes the following:
- the slc30a9 gene encoding zinc transporter 9 produces the protein MFTGLAQRPWQVLCRVYLQQRAPLSQRTPRVARPCHGWHKVEMHNLWFSHDFRVASLATGQVQYYCTSGSNKDGPSPPPTQGPPTTEKVLAGAAQAYSDSPGSITPQGLTQMETIQVKVRAVLKKRDYGSKYTQNNFITAVRAMNEFCLKPSDLVQLRKIRRRSPHDDTEAFTVFLRSDVEVKALDVWGSPEALDRERKLRKVEEREYEENIFRNQQLLKEYKDFWGNTKPRSGSKRATFSQGPGKVVMVAICINGLNFIFKLLAWVYTGSASMFSEAIHSLADTCNQALLAIGISQSVRNPDAVHPYGFSNMRYIASLISGVGIFMMGAGLSWYHGIMGLLHPQPIESLLWAYCILAGSLVSEGATLLVAINEIKKSAGQQGVSFYEYVMQSRDPSTNVVLLEDSAAVLGVIMASSCMGLTSLTGNPLYDSLGSLGVGTLLGAVSAFLIYTNTEALLGRSIQAEHVQKLTEFLENDPAVRAIHDVKATDLGLSKVRFKAEVDFDGRVVTRSYLEKQDIEQILNDIQQVKTTDELENFMLKHGENIIDTLGAEVDRLEKELKLRNPEVRHVDLEIL